One window from the genome of Brachyspira sp. SAP_772 encodes:
- a CDS encoding iron-containing alcohol dehydrogenase: protein MAIIEFKLPTKIKFGIDSIECLSDTIKQYGGRVVIVTDGNSFNQIGVIDRIVSKLEDNLMNVMVYSKVNSNSNSDASDIIANLVRYSKAECIVAIGGFKVQNIAKGASVVVTNSGEASDYVSGQTVYHKPFPLISVPTILGSLSEITTGMYLVDKYDGICKESTDKNIYVSDCIIDPSLYTTVPVKYSISSALSVFAMAFDLYMSTTLNDINAPIIKNAMSMSIKGLGKLILDNTNVDNISNIAMANMMCAMASSNATLGASRALSIAINNMYDVNKSIIASMLLPHIMEYYIPVVPDKYTILADFINGVDPEMTPFEIASQSGEYIKKLLHDLNLPRRLNEINIDRSKFNNVADIALTYSGMDKLPKAMTHDAITTILDQAY, encoded by the coding sequence ATGGCTATAATAGAGTTTAAATTACCAACAAAAATAAAATTCGGCATTGATTCTATAGAGTGCTTATCTGACACAATTAAACAATACGGTGGAAGGGTTGTTATTGTAACAGACGGCAATTCTTTTAATCAGATAGGTGTAATAGATAGAATAGTAAGCAAATTAGAAGATAATCTAATGAATGTTATGGTTTATTCTAAAGTTAATTCAAACTCTAACAGTGATGCTTCAGATATTATAGCCAATTTAGTAAGATACAGTAAAGCAGAATGCATAGTTGCTATAGGAGGATTTAAAGTACAAAATATAGCTAAAGGAGCTTCGGTTGTAGTTACTAACAGCGGAGAAGCTTCAGATTATGTATCTGGTCAAACTGTATATCATAAGCCATTCCCATTAATATCTGTGCCTACTATACTTGGTTCTTTATCTGAAATTACTACTGGAATGTATTTGGTAGATAAATATGATGGAATATGCAAAGAATCTACAGATAAAAATATATATGTAAGTGATTGTATCATAGACCCTTCTCTATATACAACAGTACCTGTAAAATATTCTATAAGCAGTGCTTTAAGTGTATTTGCCATGGCATTTGATTTGTATATGAGCACTACTTTAAACGATATTAATGCTCCTATCATTAAAAATGCTATGAGTATGAGTATAAAGGGGTTAGGTAAACTTATATTAGATAATACAAATGTGGATAATATATCAAATATAGCTATGGCTAATATGATGTGTGCTATGGCTAGCTCTAATGCAACTCTTGGAGCTTCTAGGGCTTTATCTATTGCTATTAATAATATGTATGATGTTAATAAATCAATTATTGCTTCAATGCTTCTTCCGCATATTATGGAGTATTATATACCTGTTGTACCTGATAAATATACAATACTTGCAGATTTCATTAACGGTGTTGACCCTGAAATGACTCCTTTTGAAATAGCAAGCCAAAGCGGTGAATATATTAAAAAGCTTCTTCATGACCTAAACTTGCCTAGAAGACTTAATGAAATAAATATAGACAGAAGTAAATTCAATAATGTTGCTGATATAGCTCTCACTTATAGCGGTATGGATAAACTTCCTAAAGCTATGACTCATGATGCTATCACTACAATATTAGATCAAGCTTATTAA
- a CDS encoding protein-glutamate O-methyltransferase CheR — protein MSSNSLNEEYLELFKEFIYNKSGIRFNLINQVILESRIQSSMKERNIFNVGDYFRLISTDKQELKLFLDNITTNLTKFFRTESNFNLLKNKVLPIVLSNKKYSEPIYIWSSGCSTGEEPYSIAMTCLETEKIYPEKVKIYATDISMQSLEVAKAGIYDKDKVANISEEYLTKYFDEMPNKKYKVKDEIKNMVTFEYHNLITPNRYLNIDIIFCRNVLIYFDNESVKLTVNRFYDILNRHGFLFIGHSESLFGLDTKFKFNNIDNSIVYTKSEEVF, from the coding sequence TTGAGTAGTAATAGTTTAAATGAAGAATATTTAGAGTTATTCAAAGAGTTTATATATAATAAAAGCGGTATACGTTTCAATCTTATCAATCAGGTAATATTAGAGTCTAGAATACAATCTTCTATGAAAGAAAGAAATATTTTCAATGTAGGAGATTATTTTCGTCTTATTTCTACTGATAAACAAGAATTAAAACTATTTTTAGATAATATAACAACAAATCTTACTAAATTTTTTAGAACAGAGAGTAATTTTAATTTATTAAAAAATAAAGTCTTGCCTATAGTATTAAGCAATAAAAAATATTCGGAGCCTATATATATATGGAGTTCTGGTTGTTCTACAGGGGAGGAGCCATATTCTATAGCAATGACTTGTTTAGAAACAGAGAAAATTTATCCGGAAAAAGTAAAAATATATGCAACAGATATTTCTATGCAATCTTTAGAGGTTGCAAAGGCAGGTATTTATGATAAAGATAAGGTTGCTAATATAAGCGAGGAATATTTAACTAAGTATTTTGATGAGATGCCTAATAAAAAATATAAAGTAAAAGATGAAATAAAGAATATGGTTACTTTTGAATATCATAATCTTATTACGCCTAATAGATATTTAAATATAGATATAATTTTTTGTAGGAATGTACTTATATATTTTGATAATGAATCTGTTAAATTGACTGTTAATAGATTTTATGATATATTAAACAGACATGGATTTTTATTTATAGGACATAGCGAGTCTTTATTTGGACTAGATACTAAATTTAAATTTAATAATATAGATAATTCGATTGTATATACCAAAAGCGAGGAGGTATTTTAA
- a CDS encoding AAA family ATPase: MQNNNNQHQKPLMEELYKEELEILKSKDKNLKPKNWQLSPQAVRDFILGKEFEDGTVIKKKFYGDDALVERAIITLAGNRGLMLVGEPGTAKTMLSELLSAAISGNSTITIQGTAGTNEDNIKYSWNYALLFAKGPVDEALIPSPIYTGMSNGFITRFEEITRCPIEIQDSLISILSDKIMNIPEQNRVLFANAGFNVIATANTRDKGINEMSSALKRRFNFETVDPIKDIKLESEIITNQCESLFELANIDMNIDYDVVNVLATTFNELRNGKSEDNAKLQELNSIMSTAEAVSVYYQSALHSYYYADGNINMSTVVENLIGSVAKENKDDISKLKHYFNNAVKIKAQKFGRRWQEYYDSRNIIK; this comes from the coding sequence ATGCAAAATAATAACAATCAACATCAAAAACCATTAATGGAAGAACTTTATAAAGAAGAATTAGAAATATTAAAAAGCAAAGATAAAAATTTAAAGCCAAAAAATTGGCAATTGTCCCCTCAAGCAGTGAGAGATTTTATACTTGGTAAAGAGTTTGAAGACGGCACTGTTATTAAAAAAAAGTTTTATGGAGACGATGCTTTAGTTGAAAGGGCAATAATTACATTGGCAGGCAATAGAGGTTTAATGCTTGTAGGAGAACCCGGAACTGCCAAAACAATGCTTAGCGAACTATTATCTGCAGCCATTAGCGGAAACAGCACAATCACAATACAAGGAACTGCTGGAACTAATGAAGATAATATAAAATATTCTTGGAACTATGCTTTGCTATTTGCTAAGGGGCCTGTTGATGAAGCACTTATACCTTCACCTATTTATACAGGAATGAGTAATGGTTTTATTACAAGATTTGAAGAAATTACAAGATGCCCTATTGAAATACAAGACTCTTTAATAAGTATATTAAGCGATAAGATAATGAATATACCAGAACAAAACAGAGTATTATTTGCAAATGCTGGTTTTAATGTAATAGCTACAGCAAACACAAGAGACAAAGGTATTAATGAGATGAGCAGTGCTTTAAAGAGAAGATTTAATTTTGAAACTGTTGATCCTATAAAAGATATAAAATTAGAATCTGAAATAATAACTAATCAATGCGAAAGTTTATTTGAGCTTGCCAATATTGATATGAATATAGATTATGATGTAGTTAATGTACTTGCCACTACTTTTAATGAACTTAGAAATGGAAAAAGTGAAGACAATGCAAAACTTCAGGAGCTTAATTCTATAATGAGCACAGCTGAGGCAGTATCGGTATATTATCAATCTGCACTTCATTCATACTATTATGCTGATGGAAATATCAATATGTCTACAGTAGTTGAAAACCTTATTGGAAGCGTTGCAAAAGAAAATAAAGATGATATATCAAAACTCAAACACTATTTTAATAATGCCGTAAAAATAAAGGCGCAAAAATTCGGCCGCAGGTGGCAGGAATATTATGACAGTAGGAATATTATAAAATAA
- a CDS encoding DinB family protein: MIDHKINLLEKKINSELGRLNKKSEEIEILKSSIISNLNKNLKELKSKKLKKLREEKKLIYDNILELRKDFSEIKKEYKKTNKRNNQKKDNKEKSEISENIIKTITSQRVLTLMAEYNRKANRMLISIFRDIQKINEKDLYKETGSYFKSLINSFTHIIKTDIYFFSILRKYSNKKIIANEEILTYLNDNFLFNKPIDANLDTLFDTRKKLDDIIIDVINSIDDYNVIIKIDFADDTLKKPIYHIIMHELNHNTHHRGEISAMLDMMGYVNDYSNLITII; the protein is encoded by the coding sequence ATGATAGACCATAAAATTAATTTATTAGAAAAAAAAATAAACTCAGAATTAGGTAGGTTAAATAAAAAGTCAGAAGAGATAGAGATATTAAAATCAAGCATTATAAGCAATCTAAATAAAAATTTAAAAGAATTAAAAAGCAAAAAATTAAAGAAACTAAGAGAAGAAAAAAAATTAATATATGATAATATATTAGAATTAAGAAAAGACTTTTCAGAAATAAAAAAAGAGTACAAAAAAACTAATAAGAGAAATAATCAGAAAAAAGATAATAAAGAAAAATCAGAAATCTCAGAAAATATTATAAAAACAATAACATCACAAAGAGTTCTTACTCTTATGGCAGAATATAACAGAAAAGCAAATAGAATGCTTATAAGCATTTTTAGAGATATACAAAAAATTAATGAAAAAGACTTATATAAAGAAACAGGAAGTTATTTTAAATCATTGATAAATAGTTTTACTCATATTATAAAAACAGATATTTATTTCTTTTCTATTTTAAGAAAATATTCAAACAAAAAAATAATAGCAAATGAAGAGATATTAACATACCTTAATGATAATTTTTTATTTAATAAACCAATAGATGCTAATTTGGATACATTGTTCGACACTAGAAAAAAATTAGATGACATTATAATAGATGTAATAAACAGTATAGATGATTATAACGTAATAATAAAAATAGATTTCGCTGATGATACATTAAAAAAGCCAATCTATCATATAATAATGCATGAATTAAATCATAATACTCATCATAGAGGCGAGATATCTGCAATGCTTGATATGATGGGGTATGTAAATGATTATTCTAATTTAATTACTATAATTTAA
- a CDS encoding ABC transporter permease: MNIIKLAWDNLWYNKIRTILNMILIIVSFVSLMVISGYNNYSEEGIISIINTSGGSVVIADKSYWDTTSEKINMLNNSDFDILYKKLETIEGIDDYQKKLDLNGIVGNENKSKIFVGYAYEDSSKVMSTVMLKEGTPIFNDDVDTVVLGYDLGEYFNLNYDDTPYLNFLTDFGDGITLGSLMAVGSITLNNSYLDPMILYCPLSAAYTTFGLEEGNAHNLLIYLNDYSKATEVKNSLNDYFNSNNLNYEAKDWKDLNSYFIAVIKMYNDNYLMALGILSVLVFVSVMQILTTNFLERLNEFGTMRALGINIKNVTILLFLEIIIVAVISSIISIFVSYGISGIIDIFNIRLQFPGSTDGYDLNLLFRLKDMILIFIWVLGVSILSGIYPIIKVIRMPIIEVIKYV, encoded by the coding sequence ATGAATATTATAAAATTAGCTTGGGATAATTTATGGTATAATAAAATAAGAACTATTTTAAATATGATACTTATAATAGTTTCTTTTGTTTCACTAATGGTTATAAGCGGATACAACAATTACTCTGAAGAAGGAATTATATCTATAATAAACACAAGCGGAGGTTCTGTTGTTATTGCTGATAAATCTTATTGGGACACTACAAGCGAAAAAATTAATATGCTGAATAATTCTGATTTTGACATACTTTATAAAAAATTAGAAACTATTGAAGGCATTGATGATTATCAGAAAAAATTAGATTTAAACGGAATAGTAGGTAATGAAAATAAAAGTAAAATATTTGTAGGCTATGCTTATGAAGATTCTTCAAAAGTGATGTCTACTGTTATGTTAAAAGAGGGAACACCTATATTTAATGATGATGTAGACACTGTCGTTTTGGGATATGACTTGGGTGAGTATTTTAATCTTAATTATGATGACACACCATATTTGAATTTTTTGACAGATTTTGGAGACGGAATAACATTAGGCTCTTTAATGGCGGTTGGTTCTATAACATTAAACAATAGCTATTTAGACCCTATGATTCTTTATTGTCCTTTAAGTGCTGCTTATACTACTTTTGGATTAGAAGAAGGAAATGCTCATAATTTGCTTATTTATTTAAATGATTATAGTAAGGCCACTGAAGTAAAAAACTCTCTAAACGATTATTTTAATTCTAATAATTTAAATTATGAAGCTAAAGATTGGAAAGATTTAAATTCATATTTCATTGCTGTTATTAAGATGTATAATGATAATTATCTTATGGCTTTAGGTATTTTAAGTGTATTAGTATTTGTATCTGTTATGCAAATATTAACTACAAACTTTTTAGAGCGTTTAAATGAGTTTGGTACAATGAGAGCATTAGGAATAAATATAAAAAATGTAACTATTCTTTTATTTTTAGAAATTATAATAGTAGCTGTAATTAGCTCAATTATATCTATATTTGTTTCTTACGGAATATCAGGCATAATAGATATTTTTAATATAAGATTGCAGTTTCCGGGCTCTACTGACGGATATGATTTAAATTTATTATTTAGATTAAAAGACATGATTTTAATATTTATATGGGTATTAGGTGTTTCTATACTTTCTGGAATATATCCTATAATAAAAGTAATAAGAATGCCTATAATAGAGGTAATCAAATATGTATAA
- a CDS encoding ABC transporter ATP-binding protein, with amino-acid sequence MKAISCRNISKLYKTKYYNILANKDINLEIEKGEIVWINGVSGAGKSTLLHILSSIDTPTTGSVYWDSEEISNLNDYKRSKFRLINIGLILQSLELLKTQTVFDNVALPLRFLNADNIKNKVMKILENLKIDDLKNKKPEQLSGGQKQRVAIARALVTDAPYIFGDEISANLDTDTSKFIYEYITKEIKNRNGIGFFISHDESIKKYVDTIYTMKDGILERSL; translated from the coding sequence ATGAAGGCAATTAGTTGCCGCAATATATCAAAATTATATAAAACAAAATATTATAATATATTGGCAAACAAAGATATTAACTTAGAAATTGAGAAAGGAGAGATAGTTTGGATTAATGGTGTTAGCGGTGCTGGAAAAAGTACATTGCTTCATATTCTCTCAAGCATAGATACCCCAACAACCGGTTCTGTATATTGGGACTCTGAAGAGATTTCTAATTTAAATGATTATAAAAGAAGTAAGTTCAGACTTATTAATATTGGCTTAATACTTCAATCTTTAGAATTACTTAAAACTCAAACAGTGTTCGATAATGTTGCACTGCCATTAAGATTTTTAAATGCAGATAATATCAAAAATAAAGTTATGAAAATATTAGAAAACTTAAAAATTGATGACTTAAAAAACAAAAAACCTGAACAGCTTTCAGGCGGACAAAAGCAAAGAGTGGCAATAGCAAGAGCATTAGTTACTGATGCACCTTATATATTCGGTGATGAGATAAGTGCAAATCTCGATACAGACACTAGTAAATTTATTTATGAGTATATAACAAAAGAAATAAAAAACAGAAACGGAATAGGATTTTTTATTTCGCATGATGAATCTATAAAAAAATATGTTGATACTATTTACACTATGAAAGATGGTATATTGGAGAGAAGTTTATGA
- a CDS encoding response regulator: MSDINKKVADGINEFGKSFRVLLVDDSAFVVKQLQQILVSEQYTVVGTAENGEEGVMMYKELKPDLVTMDITMPKMDGITALTKIVEFDKNAKVVMVSALGKEDMVKKALLAGAKNYITKPLDRKKVLERIKMVLDKK; the protein is encoded by the coding sequence ATGTCTGATATAAATAAAAAAGTTGCAGATGGTATAAATGAATTTGGTAAATCTTTTAGAGTTTTATTAGTAGATGATTCTGCGTTTGTAGTAAAACAACTGCAGCAAATATTAGTATCAGAACAATATACTGTAGTAGGAACGGCAGAAAACGGAGAAGAGGGCGTAATGATGTATAAAGAATTAAAGCCAGATTTGGTGACTATGGACATTACTATGCCTAAAATGGATGGTATTACAGCTCTTACTAAAATAGTAGAGTTTGATAAAAATGCTAAAGTTGTTATGGTTAGTGCTTTAGGTAAAGAGGATATGGTTAAAAAGGCACTTCTTGCTGGTGCTAAAAATTATATTACTAAGCCATTAGATAGAAAAAAAGTTTTAGAACGTATAAAAATGGTTCTAGATAAAAAGTGA
- a CDS encoding phosphoribosyltransferase family protein, translating to MGDLDFELGDELRAFKKGNINNTPLIFESFFNCYKYLNINCDLLLYVPSNKNNNVMSFFANTISKTLSIKKSDNIILNKNIKEQKVLETLKEREDNIKNAFTIKNIENLKNKKLLIIDDVYASGATLKELIKLLKENNITDIEVIVFCYRNYNF from the coding sequence ATTGGCGATTTAGATTTTGAGCTTGGAGATGAACTTAGAGCTTTTAAAAAAGGAAATATAAATAATACCCCTCTAATATTTGAAAGTTTTTTTAATTGTTATAAATATTTAAATATAAATTGTGATTTGCTTTTATATGTGCCATCAAATAAAAATAATAATGTTATGAGTTTTTTTGCTAATACAATATCAAAAACATTAAGCATAAAAAAATCTGATAATATTATATTAAATAAAAATATAAAAGAGCAAAAAGTTTTAGAAACATTAAAAGAAAGAGAAGACAACATAAAAAATGCATTCACTATCAAAAATATAGAAAATCTTAAAAATAAAAAACTTCTTATTATAGATGATGTTTATGCATCAGGTGCCACATTAAAAGAGCTTATAAAATTATTAAAAGAAAATAATATTACAGATATAGAAGTAATAGTATTTTGCTATAGAAACTATAATTTTTAA
- a CDS encoding ribonuclease H-like domain-containing protein → MALNGKENNIDLITNTYQHISGIGPKKEALLWEEGLRDWQSALKNINYYAMPNSIREALKDELPRSIYNLNSKNYDYFLKKFPNPILYRLYPMFMDKVVFLDIETTGMKPAKSYVTVIGCYDGKDMQVFVHGKNERDFLDYIKNYSIVVTFNGSCFDIPFLERYFNTKIKCAQIDLRFVLKDLGYTGGLKKIEQDVGIDRGDDMLGVNGYTAVLLWNYYLDTKDETAIDSLIHYNLLDTIDLEYLLCLAYNKYAEKYNATLLDYKTIPSVNKYKPNKKLIDYLHKHPHKYSPKSDD, encoded by the coding sequence ATGGCGTTAAATGGAAAAGAAAATAATATAGATTTAATTACTAATACTTATCAGCATATAAGCGGCATTGGGCCAAAAAAAGAGGCTTTACTCTGGGAAGAGGGTTTGAGAGATTGGCAAAGTGCGTTAAAAAATATTAATTATTATGCAATGCCAAACTCTATAAGAGAAGCTTTAAAAGATGAACTTCCAAGGTCTATATATAATTTAAACTCAAAAAACTATGATTATTTTTTAAAGAAGTTTCCGAACCCAATATTATATAGACTTTATCCTATGTTTATGGATAAGGTTGTTTTTTTGGATATAGAAACTACTGGTATGAAGCCTGCAAAGTCTTACGTTACAGTGATAGGGTGCTATGATGGAAAGGATATGCAGGTTTTTGTTCATGGTAAAAATGAAAGAGATTTTTTGGATTATATAAAAAATTATTCTATAGTTGTTACTTTTAATGGTTCTTGTTTTGATATACCATTTTTGGAGAGATACTTTAATACAAAAATAAAATGTGCTCAGATAGATTTACGTTTTGTATTAAAGGATTTAGGTTATACCGGCGGATTAAAAAAAATAGAGCAAGATGTTGGTATTGATAGGGGAGATGATATGCTTGGTGTGAATGGCTATACCGCCGTTTTGCTTTGGAATTATTATTTAGACACTAAAGATGAAACAGCAATAGATTCTCTCATACATTATAATTTGCTTGATACTATTGATTTGGAATATTTATTATGTCTTGCATACAATAAATATGCTGAAAAATATAATGCTACTCTTCTAGATTATAAAACTATTCCTTCTGTAAATAAGTATAAACCTAATAAAAAGTTAATAGACTATCTTCACAAACACCCGCATAAATATTCACCAAAGAGTGATGATTAA
- a CDS encoding dihydroorotate dehydrogenase electron transfer subunit produces the protein MFLEDCEIVENKKIAEDKYILKVKSKEAFKHIKAGQFFMLKSSTYLRRPISVHYVSNDMVEFYYQVKGEGTRYLSNLKEKVNIQGPLGNGFETDINNKKVLIAAGGMGIAPIKLLIEKLINNNNITLVMGGANKDALNIMKRFNTDNINLHIVTDDGSVGDKCNTVEKTNEIIKKEKFDIIYTCGPTIMMNGIIKIALENNILCYASLERRMACGVNACLGCNVEVSYDNKTVVLKKACSDGPVFDAKHLWIKDE, from the coding sequence ATGTTTTTAGAAGATTGTGAGATTGTAGAAAACAAAAAAATAGCAGAGGATAAGTATATTCTCAAAGTAAAATCAAAAGAGGCTTTTAAGCATATTAAGGCTGGTCAATTTTTTATGCTCAAAAGCAGCACATATTTAAGAAGACCTATAAGTGTTCATTATGTTTCTAATGATATGGTAGAGTTTTATTATCAGGTAAAAGGCGAAGGTACAAGATATTTATCTAATCTAAAAGAAAAAGTTAATATACAAGGCCCTTTAGGTAACGGTTTTGAAACTGATATTAATAATAAAAAAGTGCTTATAGCGGCAGGCGGAATGGGTATTGCCCCTATAAAACTCTTAATAGAAAAACTAATAAATAATAACAATATCACTCTTGTAATGGGGGGAGCAAATAAAGACGCCCTCAACATAATGAAGAGATTTAATACTGATAATATTAACTTACATATAGTTACAGATGACGGCTCTGTTGGTGATAAATGTAATACTGTAGAGAAGACAAATGAAATAATAAAAAAAGAAAAGTTTGATATAATATACACTTGCGGCCCTACCATTATGATGAATGGAATAATAAAAATAGCATTAGAAAACAACATATTATGCTATGCTTCTTTAGAAAGGAGAATGGCTTGCGGAGTTAATGCTTGTTTGGGATGCAATGTTGAAGTTAGTTATGACAATAAAACTGTAGTATTAAAAAAGGCTTGCTCTGACGGCCCTGTATTTGATGCTAAACATTTATGGATTAAAGATGAATAA
- the cysS gene encoding cysteine--tRNA ligase, whose protein sequence is MIKFYNSLTRQKEEFKPMNDKEVGMYSCGPTVYNYAHIGNFRAYIFSDLVRRVLEDYGYNVKLVMNLTDVDDKTIRNSKENKISLNEYTKKYKEAFFEDIKTLRIKPATVNPSATDHIKEMIDIIQLLEKNGHTYEADGSIYFKISTFPEYGELANLDKQELKEGASGRVSSDEYDKENASDFVLWKAYTEEDGDVYWDSPFGKGRPGWHIECSAMSCKYLGKHFDIHTGGVDNKFPHHENEIAQNEAAFNEKFVNYWLHCEHLIVDGEKMSKSKGNFYTLRDLLDKGLSPEAIRYSLMNSHYRKQLNFTIEGINQSQSAIERVNDLIFRLKDITKTDADDSAVMKELEEANKNFFESIYDDLNVSEALGILFSFIKSINISFDSINISSRDAIIKFIERVNNIINCFNMNGEKEIESEDEEKINKLIEERTLAKKEKNYKRADDIRDELNSMGIEIMDTPNGVKWKRK, encoded by the coding sequence ATGATTAAGTTTTACAATTCATTAACTAGACAAAAAGAAGAGTTTAAACCTATGAATGATAAAGAAGTAGGAATGTATTCTTGCGGACCTACTGTTTATAATTATGCACATATTGGTAATTTTAGAGCTTATATATTTAGTGATTTGGTGAGAAGAGTTTTAGAAGATTATGGATATAATGTAAAATTAGTAATGAACTTAACAGATGTTGATGATAAAACTATAAGAAACTCTAAAGAAAATAAAATATCTTTAAATGAATATACAAAAAAATATAAAGAGGCATTTTTTGAAGATATAAAAACTTTAAGAATAAAACCAGCAACAGTAAATCCTTCTGCTACAGACCATATAAAAGAGATGATAGATATAATACAACTTTTAGAAAAAAACGGACACACTTATGAAGCAGATGGTTCTATATATTTTAAGATAAGCACATTTCCAGAGTATGGTGAATTAGCTAACCTTGATAAGCAAGAATTAAAAGAGGGAGCTTCTGGAAGAGTTTCAAGTGATGAATATGATAAAGAAAATGCAAGCGACTTTGTACTTTGGAAAGCATATACAGAAGAAGACGGAGATGTTTATTGGGATTCACCTTTTGGAAAGGGCAGACCCGGTTGGCATATAGAATGTTCTGCTATGAGCTGCAAATATTTGGGCAAGCATTTTGATATACATACAGGTGGTGTTGATAATAAATTTCCTCATCATGAAAATGAAATAGCACAAAATGAGGCTGCTTTTAATGAGAAGTTTGTTAATTATTGGCTTCACTGTGAGCATTTAATTGTTGATGGTGAGAAGATGTCTAAGTCTAAAGGCAATTTCTATACTCTTAGAGATTTGCTTGATAAAGGTTTATCTCCAGAGGCTATAAGATATTCGCTTATGAACTCTCATTACAGAAAACAATTAAACTTTACTATAGAAGGAATCAATCAATCTCAAAGTGCAATAGAGAGAGTTAATGACCTTATATTTAGACTTAAAGATATTACTAAAACTGATGCCGATGACAGTGCTGTAATGAAGGAACTTGAAGAGGCTAATAAAAACTTCTTTGAATCTATTTATGATGATTTAAACGTTTCTGAGGCTTTGGGAATATTATTTAGTTTTATAAAGAGCATAAATATTTCTTTTGATTCTATTAATATTAGTTCAAGAGACGCTATAATAAAGTTTATAGAGAGAGTAAATAATATAATAAACTGTTTTAATATGAATGGTGAAAAAGAAATAGAAAGCGAAGATGAAGAGAAAATAAATAAACTCATAGAAGAACGTACTTTAGCAAAAAAAGAGAAGAATTATAAAAGAGCAGATGATATAAGAGATGAGCTTAATAGTATGGGAATAGAGATAATGGATACACCAAATGGCGTTAAATGGAAAAGAAAATAA
- the efp gene encoding elongation factor P, producing the protein MDVNDLRKGDAIILDGETYLVIDAHFHRAQQRKANVRTKLKNMIKGNMVEKTFASTETVEEADIAYKKAQYLYNEGNEYIFMILDNYEQVHVNEDILGDNKYYLLDNSEVDLQYINDEVTAVRFPIHVVLEVTYTEPGFKGDTTGTTLKPAKLETGIEVNVPLFINIGDKIKVDTRDDSYVERVNK; encoded by the coding sequence ATGGATGTTAATGATTTAAGAAAAGGTGATGCTATTATATTAGATGGTGAAACTTATCTAGTAATAGATGCTCATTTTCACAGAGCCCAGCAGAGAAAGGCTAATGTAAGAACTAAATTAAAAAATATGATTAAAGGCAATATGGTTGAAAAAACTTTTGCTTCTACTGAAACTGTTGAAGAAGCTGATATTGCATACAAGAAAGCTCAATATTTATACAACGAAGGAAATGAGTATATATTCATGATACTTGATAACTATGAACAAGTTCATGTTAATGAAGATATTCTTGGAGATAACAAATACTATCTATTAGACAACAGCGAAGTTGATTTACAATACATAAATGATGAAGTTACTGCTGTAAGATTTCCTATACATGTGGTTTTAGAAGTTACATATACAGAACCCGGTTTTAAAGGCGACACTACAGGAACTACTTTAAAGCCTGCTAAATTAGAAACTGGTATAGAAGTTAATGTTCCTCTTTTCATAAACATAGGTGATAAAATTAAAGTAGATACTAGAGATGATAGCTACGTTGAACGCGTAAACAAATAA